GGCAGCATATATGAAAGATCTGGGATGTAGCACAATTTTATACGGTGGGTTTAGTATAGGACAGGCACTCGAAGGCATTGCGAAAGCCGGATATAAAGCAATTGAACTCTGTGCTCGTCCCGGGATGGCACCGCATCTCGAAATTGGCAAAACGGCTTCATACTACGAAGGGATCAAAGCGCAAGCCACTTCGCACGGTTTGACAATAGAATCAATCGCGGGGACCGGTGGGATTGGGATGGATAGCCCTGATTTTGACGCAGTGATAGAAGCTGCGCAGCAGGTTGGTGCGCCGGCAATCGCCGAGGGCGCAGGTGGCATGTCCGATGATGAAGTGAGTTTCAAGCAGGTGGTGGATTTAGTTAATGCAACTGCTGCTCGAACCTCACAGGCTGGCATTAAGCTGAGCCTGAAGCCGCACGTCAATAACGCGGTGTATTCAACTAAAACGGCGCTACGATTGATGCGGGAGGTCGATCGTGAATGGGTAGGGATTAACTTCGATGCGAGCCACATTTGGCGCACAGAGGCTGCCGAAGATCCAGTGGAATCGCTCCAGCAGCTGAACGATCACATTACAACGCTGCGTATCCGTGACAACCGTGAGAGTCGTGAGGGACCGATAGGTCCCGTTGAGACACAGATTCCCGGCAAAGGCAGTCTTAACCTTCCTGCGCTCGCTGCTGTCATGAACACAATTGATCATGTGCCTTATGTAACGCTGGAGATCGTTGGCACACAGGGTGGGACGGATACGCCGCTTGCTGAAGTCCAGCGGGTTGCGGAGGAGTCGATAGCATATCTGAAGCCACTGTTTGTGACGTAGAAATTTGCCCACAAAAGACTCAGAGAGGATCAAATGGCTGAAGTCAAAACGGGTGTAACCTTAAACCACATTCAGGAAAGACTCATTTAAAAACAGGGTGCAATTACGGTGAAAACATTGAGAGCAGGGCAATATACCTCATCTACGATTTTCGATGCAAGTCGGCACTGTTGCACTAATTCTTAACATGAGCGAAGATTTTTAGTCTTGCGATACACATTGCGCTCCTCTGGAGCGCGGATATTTGAGATATTGACATCCTATAGACATATCGCTCCTTCGGAGCGAGAAGTTAAGTTCCTCAACTTTAGCGAAAACCTCATGGATTTTCAACGGCTAGGTTCTGTTGACATTCGGGTGTCGAGATGTGAATCTCGACCTACAGGCTATCTACCGGCATTACATAGATTAAGAGGATCGGGCAAGATGCCCAACCTACGGGTATAGAGGGTCAATTTTATAGCACCATACACACCTAGCAACTAGCGTCACCATAGATCAGTTATCAGAAGCGTTTTCAATTTAACCCGTTTCAGTCAATTCTTGCGGAGATATAACAATGCGTTTAAGCGATGCACAAATTCATCAATACAGAGAAGCTGGTTTCCTTGTGGTGCCGGGGCTTTTTGATCCGGCAACAGCACGGCAGATGATCCAGCACTATATGGAGCGACGTGCTGAGGGACCGAAAGCAGGAGATAGTGGCGGTACAACAGATCACCCAGAGGATTCAAATCACCAGTATCCTCGAATGATTAATATGCACAATTGGGATACATTGACCGAAGAATGGGCAATGCAGGAGACGATGTTAGCACTTGTCGAGCAACTGATTGACGATAAGCCCGTGCTTCGGCAGACGATGCTGTATTTTAAGCCACCGGGCGGCAGAGGGCAGGCACTCCATCAGGATGAGCAGTACATTACTACTGAACCGTTGATTGGTGTGTGGATTGCGTTAGACGCATCGGACAAATCTGTGGGACAGATGGTAGTTGTCCCGGGCTCACATAAACGAGGCTTGCTACAGGTAGAGGCTGCAAATACGGCAATTTCGTTCACTGATGTACAGTCGGTGATGCCGGAGGGCGTTGAAGAGTTTTATGTTGATATGGAGCCGGGGGACGCACTGTTCTTCGACGGCAAGACCATCCATGGCTCCTACATGAACGAAACGCAGGACCGATGGCGACGGAGTTTTATCTGTCATTATATCGGTGAACATGCGAAAGATTTTGAGCCTCCACAGGGCAAGCATGTATCGCATTTGAGACGCAATGCGTAAAAAGTCACGTTTTTTTATTTATAACTATTACCTCGGAGAAGATAAGTGAACGTACACGAATATCAAGCAAAACAGATCCTAGAAGCGCACGGGGTTAACGTTCAACGCGGTGAGGTAGCATCAACCGCTGATGAGGCTGAAGCGATTGCTCGCAAACTGGATTGCCCACTGTATATCGTCAAAGCGCAGATCCACGCGGGTGGACGGGGCAAAGGTGGCGGAGTTAAACTAGCGAAAAGTGCTGAAGAGGTTAGGCAACATGCTGAAGCAATTCTCGATATGCAGCTAGTTACCCCTCAGACGGGCCCCGAAGGGAAGCTGGTCCGCAAGGTACTAGTCGCTGAAGCTAGTGATATTGAGAGAGAACTTTACCTCGGGATGGTAATTGATCGCACCGACTCGAGACTCGTCATAATGGGCAGCGAGGAGGGCGGCGTGGACATCGAAGAAGTCGCTGCGGCCCGTCCCGAGAAGATTCTCCAGCAAACCATCGATCCAGCTATCGGCTTGCCTCCTTTTCAGGCGCGGAAACTCGCATACGACTTGAATATCCCGCGCGAATTGGTCAACAAGGCTGCTGATTTGATGATCGGTTTGTATAACGCCTTTGTCGATTCCGATTGCTCACTCGCCGAGATTAACCCACTCGCTATCACAAAGACCGATGACGGTCAGGATATCGTCGCTCTTGATGCCAAACTCAACTTCGATGACAATGCACTTTGGCAGCACGAGGAAGTTAGCGCAATGCGCGATCCTAACGAAGAGGATGCCCGTGAACTTGAAGCGGGAGAATCGGGTTTGAGTTATATCAGCCTTGACGGGAATATTGGGTGCATGGTCAACGGAGCGGGACTTGCGATGGCAACGATGGATCTCATCCAGCTGCACGGTGGCGAACCCGCAAATTTCCTTGATGTCGGTGGGGGAGCAACGACGGAAACCGTTACGCACGCTTTCCGTCTCATCCTCGCAGACGAAAAAGTGCAGGTGGTCCTTGTCAACATCTTCGGCGGTATCATGCAGTGCGACGTGATTGCGAACGGGATTATTGAGGCAGTTAAGCAGGTAGACTTGACAGTTCCGTTGGTTGTACGTTTGGAAGGGACGAATGTAGAGTTGGGGAAACAGATTCTCGCTGATTCTGGTTTGAACCTGATCGCTGCGGATGGGCTTTCGGAGGCAGCGCAGAAAGCGGTGCAAGCGGTGGCACAGTGAACCCATCAGTTTTTGATGGGAGGATCTATGACAAATAAACTCGGACTACGCGACTTAGATGTCAATGGCAAGCGGGTTCTAGTGCGTGTCGATTTCAATGTGCCGATGGATGGGAAACGCATCGCCGATAATACACGCATCCGTGCAGCCCTACCGACGATTTTGGAACTTATCCGGGGTGGTGCAAAAATTATCTTAATTACGCATCTTGGACGCCCCAAAGGCTTCGATCCTCATTTTTCCACAGAACCGCTCGCGGTAGCACTTAGTAAACTGTTGGGTCAACGGGTCAAGCATATCGTTGATTGCATTGGGGTAGAGGTTGAAGGGGTAGTTTCCGAACTCCGTGCAGGTGATGTGTTGCTGCTCGAAAACGTCCGCTTCTACGAAGCAGAAGCGAAAAATGTCCCGGAATTTGCGCGAAAACTTGCATCTCTCGCTGACCTCTATATTAACGATGCTTTTGGTGCAGCACATCGCGCCCACGCTTCAACCGAAGGGGTAACACACTATTTCGATCAGTGCGCTGCGGGTTTGCTGATGGAAAAGGAAATTGAATATCTCGGCAAAGTGCTTCACGATCCGGAGCGCCCCTTTGTTGCAATTCTTGGTGGGGCAAAGATCTCGGATAAAATTGGCGTGATTGAGAACCTGCTTGACAAGGTCGATCAACTCATCATCGGCGGTGGTATGGCATATACATTCCTCAAAGCAAAAAGACTATCAATTGGGGATTCAATTGTGGAGATGGATAAGCTTGATTTAGCCAATGAGTTGTTGCGAAAAGCATCGGATCGGGATCTGACCATCCATCTCCCACAAGACCATGTCATCGGTAGGGAGTTTGATCCGAATACCGAATTTCAAGTTGTCTCCAATAAGAACATTCCTGATGGTTGGAGTGGTTTTGATATCGGAAGCGAAAC
The genomic region above belongs to Candidatus Poribacteria bacterium and contains:
- a CDS encoding sugar phosphate isomerase/epimerase encodes the protein MKDLGCSTILYGGFSIGQALEGIAKAGYKAIELCARPGMAPHLEIGKTASYYEGIKAQATSHGLTIESIAGTGGIGMDSPDFDAVIEAAQQVGAPAIAEGAGGMSDDEVSFKQVVDLVNATAARTSQAGIKLSLKPHVNNAVYSTKTALRLMREVDREWVGINFDASHIWRTEAAEDPVESLQQLNDHITTLRIRDNRESREGPIGPVETQIPGKGSLNLPALAAVMNTIDHVPYVTLEIVGTQGGTDTPLAEVQRVAEESIAYLKPLFVT
- a CDS encoding phytanoyl-CoA dioxygenase family protein, which translates into the protein MRLSDAQIHQYREAGFLVVPGLFDPATARQMIQHYMERRAEGPKAGDSGGTTDHPEDSNHQYPRMINMHNWDTLTEEWAMQETMLALVEQLIDDKPVLRQTMLYFKPPGGRGQALHQDEQYITTEPLIGVWIALDASDKSVGQMVVVPGSHKRGLLQVEAANTAISFTDVQSVMPEGVEEFYVDMEPGDALFFDGKTIHGSYMNETQDRWRRSFICHYIGEHAKDFEPPQGKHVSHLRRNA
- the sucC gene encoding ADP-forming succinate--CoA ligase subunit beta; the protein is MNVHEYQAKQILEAHGVNVQRGEVASTADEAEAIARKLDCPLYIVKAQIHAGGRGKGGGVKLAKSAEEVRQHAEAILDMQLVTPQTGPEGKLVRKVLVAEASDIERELYLGMVIDRTDSRLVIMGSEEGGVDIEEVAAARPEKILQQTIDPAIGLPPFQARKLAYDLNIPRELVNKAADLMIGLYNAFVDSDCSLAEINPLAITKTDDGQDIVALDAKLNFDDNALWQHEEVSAMRDPNEEDARELEAGESGLSYISLDGNIGCMVNGAGLAMATMDLIQLHGGEPANFLDVGGGATTETVTHAFRLILADEKVQVVLVNIFGGIMQCDVIANGIIEAVKQVDLTVPLVVRLEGTNVELGKQILADSGLNLIAADGLSEAAQKAVQAVAQ
- a CDS encoding phosphoglycerate kinase, translated to MGGSMTNKLGLRDLDVNGKRVLVRVDFNVPMDGKRIADNTRIRAALPTILELIRGGAKIILITHLGRPKGFDPHFSTEPLAVALSKLLGQRVKHIVDCIGVEVEGVVSELRAGDVLLLENVRFYEAEAKNVPEFARKLASLADLYINDAFGAAHRAHASTEGVTHYFDQCAAGLLMEKEIEYLGKVLHDPERPFVAILGGAKISDKIGVIENLLDKVDQLIIGGGMAYTFLKAKRLSIGDSIVEMDKLDLANELLRKASDRDLTIHLPQDHVIGREFDPNTEFQVVSNKNIPDGWSGFDIGSETVAKFGEIVDTAKTVIWNGPLGVYEFEQFAKGTLEIAQRVAESAAVSIIGGGDCVAAVHQAGVADRITHISTGGGASLEFLEGKRLPGIEALTDRSEN